The following coding sequences are from one Novosphingobium sp. KACC 22771 window:
- the tssH gene encoding type VI secretion system ATPase TssH has product MELNLKSLIGKLDDTCRQALEGSAGLALSRTNYNIEIEHWLNRLLDNQTSDLSVIASHFEVDLGRAAQDINRQIDGFKTGNGRSPAISPSVVKLVREAWLIGSLEYGAAQVRSGHVLLALLTSNEFSGQTISSQFAKIPAETLRTAFAKITERSEEAGTPAASSAPAGQAAPGSGAPNPASGGAALGKFCIDLTQQARDGKIDPIFGRDPEIRQIIDILTRRRQNNPILTGEAGVGKTAVVEGFALRIVQGDVPEALKNIRLLSLDLGLLQAGAGIKGEFENRLKSVIEEVKKSPTPIIMFIDEAHTLIGAGGAEGQNDAANLLKPALARGEMRTIAATTWAEYKKYFEKDPALTRRFQVVKVEEPSENLAVAMLRGLVPVLEKHHGIAILGEALEAAAGLSHRYIAGRQLPDKAISLLDTACARVAISQAATPPPVEDLERQLGLLDSEVRMLEREGKAGADVKAKLEAKAAERVEIEAEKARLDEAWQTELAAVKAVAEARKAVGEAADGTPEAEAAIATLREEQAKLAAIQGHTPMVFDVVDRNVVAEVLAGWTGIPVGRMVSDEIAAVLGVADQLGERIKGQRYALDMIAQTVRTARAGLADPRKPLGIFLFCGTSGVGKTETALALADLLYGGEQNLTTINMSEFKEEHKVSTLVGAAPGYVGYGEGGVLTEAVRRKPYSVILLDEMEKAHPGVQDVFYQVFDKGMMKDGQGRDIDFKNTLIIMTSNAGTDTIESLCRAKGKVEMPGPEELAQELRPALLEYFKPAFLGRVSTVPFFPLEPEILKEIVTINLKRIAKRVAESYDAAFTWDNVLLDQLVDRCTEVESGARNIENILKRGLLADLSGELLALRAEGKSVSRVEVTKGDQADYAFTIT; this is encoded by the coding sequence GTGGAACTCAATCTCAAGAGCCTGATCGGCAAACTCGACGACACCTGCCGTCAGGCGCTCGAAGGGTCGGCCGGGCTGGCATTGTCTCGCACCAACTATAATATTGAAATCGAACACTGGCTTAATCGCCTGCTCGACAATCAGACATCCGACCTGTCGGTCATTGCCAGCCATTTCGAGGTCGATCTGGGCCGCGCGGCGCAGGATATCAACCGCCAGATCGACGGCTTCAAGACCGGCAACGGTCGCTCGCCTGCCATCTCGCCAAGCGTTGTCAAACTGGTGCGCGAGGCATGGCTGATCGGTTCGCTGGAATATGGCGCGGCGCAGGTGCGCTCGGGCCATGTTTTGCTGGCGCTGCTGACCAGCAATGAGTTTTCCGGCCAGACCATCAGCAGCCAGTTTGCCAAAATCCCGGCCGAAACGCTGCGCACCGCCTTTGCCAAGATCACCGAGCGATCGGAGGAGGCAGGCACGCCTGCGGCATCCTCGGCCCCGGCCGGACAGGCCGCGCCGGGCAGCGGCGCGCCCAATCCGGCATCGGGCGGGGCGGCGCTGGGCAAATTCTGTATCGACCTGACCCAGCAGGCGCGCGACGGCAAGATCGACCCGATCTTTGGCCGCGACCCCGAAATCCGCCAGATCATCGACATCCTGACCCGTCGCCGCCAGAACAACCCGATCCTGACCGGCGAGGCGGGCGTAGGGAAAACGGCGGTGGTCGAAGGCTTTGCGCTGCGCATTGTGCAGGGCGATGTGCCCGAGGCGCTCAAGAACATCCGCCTGCTCTCGCTCGACCTTGGCCTGTTGCAGGCGGGCGCGGGGATCAAGGGCGAGTTCGAGAACCGGCTGAAATCGGTGATCGAGGAGGTCAAGAAAAGCCCCACCCCGATCATTATGTTCATCGACGAGGCCCATACGCTGATCGGTGCGGGCGGGGCCGAGGGGCAGAATGATGCGGCCAATCTGCTCAAACCCGCGTTGGCCCGCGGCGAGATGCGCACCATCGCGGCCACGACATGGGCCGAATACAAGAAATATTTCGAGAAAGACCCCGCGCTGACCCGCCGTTTTCAGGTGGTCAAGGTCGAGGAACCAAGTGAGAATCTGGCCGTGGCGATGCTGCGCGGGCTGGTGCCGGTGCTGGAAAAGCACCATGGCATCGCCATTCTGGGCGAAGCGCTGGAGGCGGCGGCGGGCCTGTCGCATCGCTATATCGCAGGGCGGCAATTGCCCGACAAGGCCATCTCGCTGCTCGATACGGCCTGCGCGCGCGTGGCGATCAGCCAGGCCGCCACGCCCCCGCCGGTCGAGGATCTGGAGCGGCAGCTTGGCCTGCTCGATTCCGAAGTGCGGATGCTGGAGCGCGAGGGCAAGGCCGGAGCCGATGTAAAGGCCAAGCTGGAGGCGAAAGCCGCCGAGCGCGTCGAAATCGAGGCCGAAAAGGCCCGGCTGGACGAGGCATGGCAGACCGAACTCGCGGCCGTCAAAGCCGTGGCCGAGGCACGCAAGGCGGTGGGCGAGGCGGCCGATGGCACGCCCGAGGCCGAGGCCGCGATTGCCACTTTGCGTGAGGAACAGGCGAAACTGGCCGCAATTCAGGGTCATACGCCGATGGTCTTTGACGTGGTCGACCGCAATGTGGTGGCCGAGGTGCTGGCCGGATGGACCGGCATCCCGGTGGGCCGCATGGTCAGCGACGAGATCGCCGCCGTGCTGGGCGTGGCCGATCAACTGGGCGAGCGGATCAAGGGCCAGCGCTATGCTCTGGACATGATCGCCCAGACCGTGCGGACCGCGCGGGCGGGCCTTGCCGATCCGCGCAAGCCTTTGGGCATCTTTCTGTTTTGCGGCACATCGGGCGTGGGCAAGACCGAGACGGCGCTGGCGCTGGCCGATCTGCTCTATGGCGGCGAACAGAACCTGACGACCATCAACATGAGCGAGTTCAAGGAGGAGCACAAGGTCTCCACGCTGGTCGGCGCGGCGCCGGGCTATGTCGGCTATGGCGAGGGCGGCGTGCTGACCGAAGCGGTGCGGCGCAAACCCTATTCGGTGATCCTGCTCGACGAGATGGAAAAGGCCCATCCCGGCGTGCAGGACGTGTTCTATCAGGTGTTTGACAAAGGCATGATGAAGGACGGCCAGGGCCGCGACATCGACTTCAAGAACACGCTGATCATCATGACGTCGAACGCGGGGACCGACACCATCGAGTCCCTTTGCCGCGCCAAGGGCAAGGTAGAGATGCCCGGCCCCGAAGAACTGGCGCAGGAATTGCGCCCGGCCTTGCTAGAATATTTCAAGCCGGCATTTCTTGGTCGCGTGTCAACGGTGCCATTTTTCCCGTTGGAACCGGAAATTCTCAAAGAAATCGTGACTATAAATCTTAAACGCATCGCCAAGAGAGTGGCCGAGAGCTATGATGCCGCGTTCACTTGGGACAATGTTCTGCTTGACCAACTTGTCGATCGTTGTACTGAAGTGGAAAGCGGGGCGCGCAATATCGAAAACATATTGAAGAGAGGACTGCTCGCCGACCTGTCCGGAGAATTGCTTGCCCTTCGCGCCGAAGGCAAAAGCGTCAGCCGTGTCGAGGTCACCAAAGGCGATCAAGCCGATTACGCTTTCACGATTACCTGA
- the tssE gene encoding type VI secretion system baseplate subunit TssE — protein sequence MVRMLTHSLIDRLMDDDPSAAVDRLESEEESFMRLKVALRRDLESLLNTTRPWLPATGRYGGLEDTILAYGIPDMSTEDMSVPAVRERTRMTIAQVIARHEPRLSNVEVEVDETLGARGLRLRIAAVLTILQSEEPIVFEAKVRPGDRAIDVALPA from the coding sequence ATGGTGCGGATGCTGACCCATTCACTGATCGACCGGCTGATGGACGATGATCCCTCCGCCGCGGTTGACCGGCTGGAAAGCGAGGAGGAGAGCTTTATGCGGCTCAAGGTGGCGCTGCGGCGCGATCTGGAAAGCCTGCTCAACACTACACGGCCATGGCTGCCTGCGACGGGGCGCTATGGCGGGCTGGAGGATACGATCCTGGCCTATGGCATACCCGATATGTCGACTGAGGACATGTCGGTGCCCGCCGTGCGCGAACGCACGCGCATGACCATCGCGCAAGTCATCGCCCGCCACGAACCGCGCCTGTCCAATGTCGAGGTCGAGGTGGACGAAACGCTGGGCGCGCGCGGGCTGCGGCTGCGCATCGCAGCGGTGCTGACCATCCTGCAAAGCGAGGAGCCGATTGTGTTTGAAGCCAAGGTGCGCCCCGGCGACCGCGCGATTGATGTGGCCTTGCCCGCATGA
- the tssF gene encoding type VI secretion system baseplate subunit TssF has protein sequence MIDDLIAYYQRELDYLKRNAGTFAKAYPRYAARLKISHDTIEDPHVSRLVQSVAFLNARLRQKLDEDYSELSDSLLLTLYPHLVAPQPSLMVVRLNPQADMAEPVIVPKDTLIDCEPIDGVACRYRLCGDTRLLPLRIVDAAMVGPPFDAPPVAVSGARGMLRLSFETTKPEVDIASLNIESLRLFIQSDARRAQILLEQLGANLTGVAVATGNSDARAMLLGRESVRLLGLDEDELLLPQPRTARRAHAMLQEHFAYPQKHLFFEISGLDRRLLDLDGRRFDICLFFDHLSGELERVVRPEDFELFAVPALNLFPMEAEQFPLDQTSIEYRVVPDARAEDALEVHSITGVMLQQANGELIEAPSLYALRAGSSEMGSHFHAISRRSSFGPGGGDDVYLTIADLRGALLDDDTTVVNTSILATNRDLPARLPFGGGQPFLSVAGTINGLAGVSALTKPSPTRRPERGQAAQWKLIGQLSLNYLSLVGNELSARALREILAVHDTGHAADEYLRERLIAVRSERGVARLRFRGHTVMCSGIDVTLEFDDERLSGSGSFLLCAVIERFLAGACALNSFVRVTGRLQREAGPWVSWPARRGDRPLV, from the coding sequence ATGATCGACGATCTGATCGCCTATTATCAGCGCGAGCTGGATTATCTGAAACGCAACGCGGGTACTTTTGCCAAGGCCTATCCGCGCTATGCCGCGCGGCTGAAAATCAGCCACGACACGATCGAGGACCCCCATGTCAGCCGCCTTGTGCAATCGGTGGCCTTTCTCAACGCGCGATTGCGGCAAAAGCTGGACGAGGATTATTCCGAGCTCTCCGACTCGCTGCTGCTAACGCTCTATCCGCATCTGGTCGCGCCCCAGCCCTCACTGATGGTCGTGCGGCTCAATCCGCAGGCCGATATGGCCGAGCCGGTGATTGTGCCCAAGGACACGCTGATCGATTGCGAGCCGATTGACGGGGTTGCCTGCCGCTATCGCCTGTGCGGAGACACGCGACTGCTGCCTTTGCGGATTGTCGATGCCGCGATGGTGGGGCCGCCCTTTGATGCGCCGCCGGTGGCGGTATCGGGCGCGCGCGGCATGCTGCGGCTCAGCTTTGAGACGACCAAGCCCGAGGTCGATATCGCCTCGCTCAACATCGAGAGCCTGCGCCTGTTCATCCAGAGCGATGCGCGCCGCGCCCAGATCCTGCTGGAGCAACTGGGCGCCAATCTGACCGGGGTGGCGGTGGCGACGGGCAACAGCGATGCGCGGGCCATGCTGCTGGGGCGCGAAAGCGTGCGGCTGTTGGGGCTGGACGAGGATGAACTGCTGCTGCCCCAGCCGCGCACCGCGCGGCGCGCCCATGCCATGCTGCAGGAGCACTTTGCCTATCCGCAAAAGCATCTGTTCTTTGAAATCTCCGGGCTGGACCGGCGCCTGCTCGATCTGGACGGGCGGCGCTTTGACATCTGCCTGTTCTTCGACCACCTCTCGGGCGAATTGGAGCGCGTGGTGCGGCCCGAGGATTTCGAGCTTTTCGCCGTCCCCGCGCTCAATCTCTTTCCGATGGAGGCCGAGCAATTTCCGCTCGACCAGACCTCGATCGAATATCGCGTGGTGCCCGATGCCCGCGCTGAGGATGCGCTGGAGGTTCATTCGATCACCGGCGTGATGCTGCAACAGGCCAATGGCGAGTTGATCGAGGCACCCTCGCTCTATGCCCTGCGCGCCGGATCGAGCGAAATGGGCAGCCATTTCCACGCCATCTCGCGCCGCTCCAGCTTTGGTCCGGGCGGGGGCGATGATGTCTATCTGACCATCGCGGATCTGCGCGGGGCCTTGCTCGACGATGACACAACGGTGGTCAACACCAGCATTCTGGCCACCAACCGCGACCTGCCCGCGCGCCTGCCCTTTGGCGGGGGGCAGCCTTTTCTGTCGGTGGCGGGCACGATCAACGGGCTGGCGGGCGTCTCGGCGCTGACCAAACCCAGCCCCACGCGCCGCCCCGAACGCGGGCAGGCGGCGCAGTGGAAGCTGATCGGGCAACTCTCGCTCAACTATCTCTCGCTGGTCGGCAATGAACTGTCGGCGCGGGCCTTGCGAGAGATATTGGCCGTGCATGATACCGGCCATGCGGCGGATGAATATCTGCGCGAAAGGCTGATTGCCGTGCGTTCAGAGCGCGGCGTGGCGCGGCTGCGCTTTCGCGGGCATACGGTGATGTGTTCGGGCATCGACGTCACGCTGGAGTTCGATGACGAGCGATTGTCCGGTTCCGGCTCCTTCCTGCTCTGCGCGGTGATTGAAAGGTTTCTGGCGGGCGCCTGCGCGCTCAACAGTTTTGTGCGCGTGACGGGCAGGCTTCAGCGCGAGGCGGGCCCTTGGGTGTCATGGCCCGCCCGGCGCGGCGACAGGCCGCTGGTGTGA
- the tssG gene encoding type VI secretion system baseplate subunit TssG produces MARPARRQAAGVMASLLDRLRRSTFVQAARTVQNRAGGQGKRGEAGRDDWPAMEPMRFVASDRMHMPIADIARAEIGAAPAAAEDQVVLVANVMGLAGATPALPPPYSELQLQRRRARDFAFAHFLSIFDHRAMSFFWRIAEKYSWPLMTERAGRGKPDPIRQMLLALAGVGHGVGEGVGKERLDLPDEALVTLVAHLADARRSAASLETVLQVATGLPLRIVEGTPTWMSVPASQQTRIGVGAGQFGRLGDPEDEPGEISAAAMIGASVLDAQQHFTVEIGPLDHGRLHEFCSRPQARRRIAQLCALTAGIEQRGSIRLLIATRDIPELRLGGDESPAMLGWTTWMGRPRRDEGIAADCLVPMDVSEVLRD; encoded by the coding sequence ATGGCCCGCCCGGCGCGGCGACAGGCCGCTGGTGTGATGGCCTCGCTGCTCGATCGCCTGCGCCGCTCGACCTTTGTTCAGGCCGCCCGCACGGTGCAGAACCGCGCAGGCGGACAAGGCAAGCGCGGCGAGGCCGGGCGCGACGACTGGCCCGCGATGGAGCCGATGCGCTTTGTCGCCTCGGACCGGATGCATATGCCGATTGCCGACATTGCCCGCGCCGAAATCGGCGCAGCCCCGGCGGCGGCCGAGGATCAGGTCGTGCTGGTGGCCAATGTCATGGGTCTGGCGGGGGCCACCCCGGCCCTGCCCCCGCCCTACAGCGAATTGCAGTTGCAGCGCCGCCGCGCGCGCGATTTTGCCTTTGCCCATTTCCTGTCGATCTTTGACCACCGGGCGATGTCGTTCTTTTGGCGCATCGCGGAAAAATATTCGTGGCCGCTGATGACCGAGCGGGCCGGGCGCGGCAAACCCGATCCGATCCGGCAAATGCTGCTGGCGCTGGCGGGCGTGGGCCATGGGGTGGGCGAAGGGGTCGGCAAGGAACGGCTCGATCTGCCCGACGAGGCGCTGGTGACGCTGGTGGCGCATCTGGCCGATGCGCGGCGCAGCGCGGCCAGTCTGGAAACGGTGCTTCAGGTGGCCACCGGCCTGCCGCTGCGCATTGTCGAGGGGACGCCGACCTGGATGAGCGTGCCCGCATCGCAGCAGACGCGGATCGGCGTGGGGGCGGGCCAGTTCGGGCGGTTGGGCGATCCCGAGGATGAGCCGGGCGAGATCAGCGCGGCCGCCATGATCGGTGCCAGCGTGCTGGACGCGCAGCAGCATTTCACGGTCGAGATCGGCCCGCTGGACCATGGCCGCCTCCACGAATTTTGCAGCCGCCCGCAGGCAAGGCGCCGGATCGCCCAGCTTTGCGCGCTGACGGCGGGCATTGAGCAGCGCGGCTCGATCCGCCTGCTGATCGCAACGCGCGACATTCCCGAACTGCGGCTGGGCGGGGACGAGTCGCCCGCGATGCTGGGCTGGACCACATGGATGGGCCGCCCCCGGCGCGATGAGGGCATTGCCGCCGATTGTCTGGTGCCGATGGATGTGTCGGAAGTGCTGCGTGATTGA
- a CDS encoding Hcp family type VI secretion system effector, translated as MAIYLKFDSIKGSVTDSKFKDQIELSSFQWGAGLGVGSARGGDRTTSEPSVSEITASKTLDKSSEGLFKALLKGDPVGKGTISFTAATKGETVAYATLELEEVIISGYSMSSGGDFPSESISLNFTKFDWSFTGRDVKQTGSPTHLIYSLSENKIG; from the coding sequence GTGGCCATCTATCTCAAGTTCGACAGCATCAAGGGCAGTGTTACCGACAGCAAGTTCAAGGACCAGATTGAACTGAGCTCGTTCCAGTGGGGCGCAGGTCTTGGCGTGGGTTCGGCCCGCGGCGGCGACCGCACCACCAGCGAGCCCAGCGTTTCGGAAATCACCGCCAGCAAGACGCTCGACAAATCGTCCGAGGGCCTGTTCAAGGCGCTGCTGAAGGGCGATCCGGTCGGCAAGGGCACGATCTCGTTCACCGCGGCCACCAAGGGCGAAACGGTCGCCTATGCCACGCTGGAATTGGAAGAAGTCATTATCTCGGGCTATTCGATGTCGAGCGGCGGCGACTTCCCCTCGGAATCGATCTCGCTCAACTTCACCAAGTTCGACTGGTCCTTCACCGGCCGCGATGTGAAGCAGACCGGCAGCCCGACCCACCTCATCTACAGCCTTAGCGAAAACAAGATCGGCTGA
- a CDS encoding type VI secretion system Vgr family protein, whose protein sequence is MLNLRVLADAAVDDYALVEFHGREEISRPFEYRIELITQAQPDLSSWIGKLAEFDIYPGDGQERVFSGRIYQASRVVDTDIGRIFVTIGPAYQALAYAKATHFVQDKTSVEIFQGMTADATGLVTSLSVSPAPPKRGYAVRYDESEIDFLARLLAQDGIMYFFIQDRGSGAFRHKMVVTNKPADYVDIAAGPVEFMDGSAVGHISVLEHHFGAAPRKHKHGSFNVNKLDQPFQKSTSASQDWGGVYSHEHETIGFEAMVEGDVTSRQKAQDEQIAQGADFIEGTSREPSFLAGGRVKITGNQTLVPQRVVLTRVVHSARDPWMFEGAGTAHYSNRFTAIDAGQAYRPPIDQPHRKAPGPMLGTVQAEGAVAGEIKVDKEWRVPVAIALARPYQKAGFPEVVWLPVQQQWSHSTHGAQFFPRIGTRVIIDFLYGNPDLPFISGCVYTPSQSYPFDPVSKVTQTGWRSVTEKNGSITQEFYFEDKKGAEEVKLYTGRDYRREIDQDDWGTVKRDQTLEVQRDRKRTVKGKETVDVTQTRTITVQQKNLLESKQEIQLKVGASTITLKPSEIEIKAPTITIKADIKLDMSAGAQASLKSAMTDVKGDGMVTIKGGVVMIN, encoded by the coding sequence TTGCTGAATCTTCGCGTTCTGGCGGACGCTGCGGTTGATGACTACGCCTTGGTTGAATTCCACGGGCGTGAGGAAATTTCGCGCCCTTTTGAATATCGGATCGAATTGATCACCCAGGCCCAGCCCGACCTCTCCTCGTGGATCGGCAAGTTGGCCGAATTCGACATCTATCCCGGCGACGGGCAGGAGCGGGTGTTTTCCGGCCGAATCTATCAGGCATCGCGCGTGGTTGATACCGACATCGGTCGCATCTTTGTCACCATCGGCCCGGCCTATCAGGCGCTGGCCTATGCCAAAGCGACCCACTTCGTTCAGGACAAAACCAGCGTCGAGATCTTTCAGGGCATGACCGCCGATGCGACCGGCCTTGTCACCTCGCTTTCGGTCAGCCCCGCACCGCCCAAGCGCGGCTATGCGGTACGCTATGACGAGAGCGAGATCGACTTTCTCGCCCGCCTGCTGGCGCAGGACGGCATCATGTATTTTTTCATTCAGGACCGCGGATCGGGCGCCTTTCGCCACAAGATGGTGGTGACCAACAAACCGGCCGATTATGTCGATATTGCCGCCGGTCCGGTCGAATTCATGGACGGCAGCGCGGTCGGCCATATTTCGGTGCTGGAGCATCATTTCGGCGCCGCCCCGCGCAAGCACAAGCACGGCTCCTTCAACGTCAACAAACTCGATCAGCCCTTTCAAAAATCCACCTCGGCGAGTCAGGATTGGGGCGGCGTCTATAGCCATGAGCATGAGACAATCGGCTTTGAGGCGATGGTGGAAGGCGATGTTACCAGTCGCCAGAAAGCGCAGGACGAGCAGATCGCCCAAGGCGCCGATTTCATCGAGGGCACCTCGCGCGAACCCTCGTTTCTGGCGGGCGGACGAGTCAAGATCACCGGCAACCAGACCCTTGTGCCGCAGCGCGTCGTGCTGACGCGGGTAGTGCATTCCGCGCGCGATCCGTGGATGTTCGAAGGCGCCGGGACCGCCCATTACAGCAACCGCTTTACCGCCATTGATGCCGGGCAAGCCTATCGCCCGCCGATTGACCAGCCCCATCGCAAGGCCCCCGGCCCGATGCTGGGCACGGTGCAGGCCGAGGGCGCGGTGGCGGGCGAAATCAAGGTGGACAAGGAATGGCGCGTGCCCGTGGCCATCGCGCTGGCGCGGCCCTATCAAAAGGCCGGTTTTCCTGAGGTGGTCTGGCTGCCGGTGCAGCAGCAATGGTCGCATTCCACCCATGGCGCGCAATTCTTTCCCCGCATCGGCACGCGGGTCATCATCGATTTCCTGTATGGCAATCCCGACCTGCCCTTCATTTCGGGCTGCGTTTACACCCCCTCGCAATCCTATCCCTTTGATCCGGTCAGCAAGGTGACCCAGACGGGCTGGCGGTCAGTGACGGAAAAGAACGGCTCGATCACACAGGAGTTCTATTTCGAGGACAAGAAGGGGGCCGAGGAGGTCAAGCTTTATACCGGGCGCGATTATCGGCGCGAAATCGATCAGGACGATTGGGGCACGGTCAAGCGCGACCAGACGCTGGAAGTGCAGCGCGACCGCAAACGCACCGTCAAGGGCAAGGAAACGGTCGATGTCACCCAGACCCGCACGATCACGGTACAGCAAAAGAACCTTTTGGAATCCAAGCAGGAAATCCAGCTCAAGGTCGGCGCATCAACCATCACGCTCAAGCCCAGCGAGATCGAGATCAAGGCCCCCACGATCACCATCAAGGCCGACATCAAGCTGGACATGAGCGCCGGGGCGCAGGCCTCGCTCAAATCCGCGATGACCGATGTCAAAGGCGATGGCATGGTGACCATCAAGGGCGGCGTGGTGATGATCAACTGA